From the Nostoc sp. PCC 7107 genome, the window TCTTACAGCGGAGCCAAAAAATATCTCTGCTTAATCAATCTATAATTCATCTTTCTCCAGAAGACTTACTACTGATTCTCTGCGTACAAATTGTGAAAGATGCTCATTATCGTCAAGAAAGACTAATACAAATTTGCGACATAGCAGCAGTTATTCATAACTCATCCCTTGATTGGGAATATGTTAAACAACAAACTGAAATTTATAATTGCAAAAAGCTACTGTTTTTCGGATTGGGTTTAACTATTAAGCTATTAGATATAACAATTCCATTAGAAATAAATCAAAAAATTGCTGACGATCGGGTAGTTAATTCATATATTAATCATATATGTAAGAATTTATTCACTATCAGCGATGAGCAAAAAAGAATATTTGGGATTTTTGACAAAGGACTTTGGGCAGGAATATATGGATTTATTATTAGAGCTTTAATACTATCTGATAGTTCCAATCTCTTCGGAAAACATAATCGTACATTAGTGAAACATCTACTGAGCTACATATTAACTCCCAACTCTAGGGATTTAGAATATGTATCTCTTCCTCAACAGTTATACTTTGTGTACTATTTTGTCAGACCAATGCGTTTAGCCCTAAAATTCTGGAGTCCTGCTGGCAAGTTATGAGTATCTAAATTGTTGCCCATATTATTTTACCAAGACCGATTTTCTTGATCAGTTTGCACTCTTTTAATTTGCTGATTAAGGTTATTTAAAAATGTTTTAGAATTGGTTAGTAATTCATTTAAATTTACACAGTTTGTTCCACTAGGTTGACTCTGACAACGTTGATAAATATCGGCTAACTCTATGGCTAATTTTTTTGCCTCTCCTCGCGTTTCTTCATTAAGTTCATTACCTGTAAATAGACTAGGTAAGGGATTAGTAAAAATATTGGTTCCTGTAATATCGGACTGATTATCTTGAGCTTGTACGGGTGAAATAAATAATACTAAAGCTAGACAAGATATCCCTGCCAATAAATCCAAGCATTTATTTTTCTGCATATAAATTTCCCTCCAACGAAATATCTTTTTTGCTTTACTTATGAAAATTTCTCAATGGTAGAGAGGCAATTACTAACCATACTACTTTACATTTTTAGCTAAAATTGGAATGAAAAAGCAGTACCTAACACGAAACGCGTTCCATCTCCTGCACCTGTTATATCACGTAAA encodes:
- a CDS encoding nucleotidyltransferase family protein, translated to MSLTKILDSEYSWSPEIEFLLCCLHNCIDTKVNYPLEKLLDQTFDWDYLFKLAGQHKVFLLLYQNIVHHHFQKIPKNIQPQLQAYSEIKIARNLLLAKKFCEILNNFKLANINIIPFKGSVLAVFAYKNLASREFSDLDFIIDEQDYSQIKQLLTIEDYQPRSELTWWGQDFASKDDKIHLDFHWQLTPACFPYRVDFPNLLQRSQKISLLNQSIIHLSPEDLLLILCVQIVKDAHYRQERLIQICDIAAVIHNSSLDWEYVKQQTEIYNCKKLLFFGLGLTIKLLDITIPLEINQKIADDRVVNSYINHICKNLFTISDEQKRIFGIFDKGLWAGIYGFIIRALILSDSSNLFGKHNRTLVKHLLSYILTPNSRDLEYVSLPQQLYFVYYFVRPMRLALKFWSPAGKL